In the Oscillospiraceae bacterium genome, ATCAGCATCCGTTTGTTTGAGGATTATATTCATCTGCTTATGGGCAGCCCTGCGGGGACCTGCTCCACGACCGGTACTTGCGGTGCCTATATGGTTGTGGAGGGTAGCGGTGCCGTGTACCCGTGCGACTTCTTCTGCCTGGATGCCTATAAACTTGGAACTGTGCAAAACGACACCCTGCAATCGCTGCTTACCGGCAAGAAAATGCAGACATTTATCACAGACGGCTGGCAGATCCCCGCAGAGTGCCGGCAGTGCAGATGGATCCGCCTGTGCCGCGGCGGCTGCAAGCGCGACCGCAATGCTACCGACACTGCGCAGCGCAGTTACTACTGCAAAGCCCTGCAAAAGTTTTTTGCCTATGCGGAACCGCGCCTGTGCGAGATGGTCCGCGCCGTTCAAATGTACCGCTGAAAAGGAGACAGATTCTATTGGACAAGAAAAATAAATACTGGCAGCTGTTTCTCTCTACCTTTAAGTTGAGCGCCTGCACCTTCGGCGGCGGCTTCGTCATTATCCCCCTGATGCGCGAGCGCTTCGTGAAAGAACTGCGCTGGATCGAGGAAGAAGAAATGCTGGACCTGACGGCGATTGCCCAATCCAGCCCCGGCTCTATTGCCATCAATGCCTCGATTCTGGTGGGCTACCATGTGGCAGGCATCCCCGGTGCGCTGATTACCGTGGTGGGGGCAGCCTTGCCGCCGCTTATCATCATTTCCATTATCTCCGCGTTTTATCAGGCGTTCCGCTCCAACAAGTATGTGAGTATGGCGATGGCCGGTATGCTGGCCGGTGTGGCGGCGGTTGTCTTTGATGTGGTCATCAATATGGCGTGGCCCATCCTGAAAAAGAAGCGCTGGCTGCCCATCGCGGTCATGCTGGCGGCTTTTTTGGCGACCCGTTTCTTCTCGGTGAATATCATTTTAATTATTTTGGTCTGCGGTGTCATCGGCGCACTGGATACTCTGTATCTGCAAAAGCGGGAGGACGACAAATGATCTACCTGGAACTGTTCTGGAGCTTTTTCCAAATCGGCCTGTTCAGCATCGGCGGCGGCTATGCGGCCATGCCCCTGATTCAAAACCAAGTCGTGGATATTCACCCCTGGCTGACGATGACGGGCTTCGCGGACATTATGGCCATTGCCGAAATGACCCCCGGCCCCATCGCCGTAAACGCTGCTACGTTTGTTGGTATTCAGGTGGCGGGTCTGCCGGGGGCACTGATTGCCACGATCGGCTGTATTTTCCCGTCCTGCGTCATCGTCATGACGCTGGCCTACGTGTATTACCGTTTCCGCGGTCTAAGCGTTATGCAGGGCATCCTGGCCGGGCTGCGGCCTGCTGTTATTGCCATGATCGCTTCCGCCGGCATCTCCCTGTTGTGCATGGCCCTGTACGGGCAGCGCACTTTCCCGGCTGATTTGGGCAGCATGGATCTGATTGCCCTGGCTGTTTTCCTTGTGGGCTTCTTTATTCTGCGTAAGTGGAAGCCCAGTCCCATCAAGGTCATGGCGGGGGCTGCCATGGCCGGTGTCGTGCTGTACAGCATCGCGGCATAAACAAAAACTGAGAGGATATTTTATGATGAATGAGATTTTAGCCGCCTGGCGGTGGAACGGTTCGGTGTCCGAGCCGGTTCCCTATGGCGAGGGGCATATCAACCAGACGTATGCCCTCACGGTAACGTCTGCGCAGGGCGCAAAGCGCTACATCCTGCAAAAGATCAACACCGATACCTTCAAGGACCCCGCCGGCTTGATGGAAAATATCTGCGGCGTAACGGATTTTCTGCGTGAAAAAGCTAAACAGCGCGGGGCTGACCCTGCGCGTGCCACGCTCCATGTAGTGCCTACTGCGGCAGAAAAGCCTTATTACCAAGCCGCCGATGGCAGCTGCTGGCGTGTCTATGATTTTGTGGAGAACACCGTCTGCTTGCAGCAGGTGCAATCTGCCGAGGATTTTTACCAAAGCGCCGTTGCGTTCGGCAATTTCCAGCATCAGCTTGCCGCTTATCCGGCCCACACCCTCCATGAGACGATCCCACACTTCCACGACACACCCAAGCGCTT is a window encoding:
- a CDS encoding chromate transporter, which gives rise to MDKKNKYWQLFLSTFKLSACTFGGGFVIIPLMRERFVKELRWIEEEEMLDLTAIAQSSPGSIAINASILVGYHVAGIPGALITVVGAALPPLIIISIISAFYQAFRSNKYVSMAMAGMLAGVAAVVFDVVINMAWPILKKKRWLPIAVMLAAFLATRFFSVNIILIILVCGVIGALDTLYLQKREDDK
- a CDS encoding chromate transporter, whose protein sequence is MIYLELFWSFFQIGLFSIGGGYAAMPLIQNQVVDIHPWLTMTGFADIMAIAEMTPGPIAVNAATFVGIQVAGLPGALIATIGCIFPSCVIVMTLAYVYYRFRGLSVMQGILAGLRPAVIAMIASAGISLLCMALYGQRTFPADLGSMDLIALAVFLVGFFILRKWKPSPIKVMAGAAMAGVVLYSIAA